A genomic region of Cannabis sativa cultivar Pink pepper isolate KNU-18-1 chromosome 1, ASM2916894v1, whole genome shotgun sequence contains the following coding sequences:
- the LOC115708283 gene encoding putative pentatricopeptide repeat-containing protein At1g17630 has product MLKSSAQRFLSTSLSFTQSHFRFLSIFTRSFSVAHHNIQSSLQLQPSYNGTHNELIDFFDYLLGQCVTTQQCKQVHGQVFLTGGNSSGFLAARLVSVYSRFGLVEDSQKVFDNFPVETSSKNMLLWNSIVRANVSNGFYIEAVELYDKMLKFGVWADGFTFPLVIRACTFIGDLFLCKRIHCRVLQMGFKNNLHVVNEMLGMYGKLGQMKDASHVFDGMSIRSYVSWNTMISGYAFNHDYGGATKMFHRMELEGFQPNSVTWTSLLSSHARCGKHEETMELFGLMRLRGLGATAEALAVVLSVCADLAEVNKGKMIHAYVIKGGFEHYLFAKNALICMYGKCRDVEHAQKSFLEMKTKNIVSWNALISSYAESGLCDEAYEIFIQLEKSNGYPQVRPNIISWSAVIGGFASKGRGEESLELFRRMQLTTVRANSVTICSILSVCAELAALNLGREIHGNVIRAMMDDNILVGNGLINMYTKCGSFKDGQLIFENLDTKDLISWNSMITGYGIQGIGQNALRVFDQMINSGFKPDNVTFVAILSACSHAGLIDEGRSLFNQMSKVYGIEPQMEHYSCMVDLLGRAGLLQEANNIIKNMPMKPNACVWSALLNSCRMYKNTCVTEETTEHIFHQINLESTGSYMLLSNIYAASGKWEESAKVRISAKTKGLKKIPGQSWIEVNKKVYMFSAGNAGQANLELVYGVLHVLALHMECD; this is encoded by the coding sequence ATGCTAAAATCCTCAGCTCAACGTTTCTTGTCGACCTCTTTATCTTTTACTCAGTCCCATTTCCGTTTCCTATCAATTTTTACTCGTTCGTTCTCTGTTGCCCACCATAATATTCAAAGCTCACTCCAACTACAACCATCTTATAATGGCACTCATAATGAACTTATTGACTTCTTTGATTACCTTCTCGGACAATGCGTTACAACCCAACAATGCAAACAAGTTCATGGTCAAGTGTTTCTCACTGGTGGGAACTCGTCTGGGTTCTTGGCTGCTCGACTTGTCTCGGTCTATTCCCGTTTTGGACTCGTTGAGGATTCCCAGAAGGTTTTTGACAACTTCCCGGTTGAGACCAGTAGCAAGAACATGCTTTTGTGGAATTCAATTGTGAGAGCTAATGTTAGTAATGGGTTTTATATCGAAGCAGTTGAACTGTATGACAAAATGCTCAAGTTTGGAGTTTGGGCTGATGGTTTTACTTTTCCATTGGTAATTAGGGCTTGCACGTTTATTGGTGATTTGTTTTTGTGCAAGAGAATTCATTGTCGTGTGTTGCAAATgggttttaaaaataatctccATGTGGTGAATGAAATGTTAGGAATGTACGGAAAGCTTGGCCAAATGAAAGATGCGTCTCATGTGTTTGATGGCATGTCTATTAGAAGCTATGTTTCTTGGAACACTATGATTTCAGGTTATGCCTTTAACCATGACTATGGTGGTGCTACTAAGATGTTTCACAGGATGGAGTTGGAAGGTTTCCAGCCAAATTCTGTTACGTGGACGTCATTGTTGTCGAGTCATGCTCGATGTGGGAAACATGAAGAAACCATGGAGTTGTTTGGTCTGATGAGGTTGAGAGGACTTGGGGCAACTGCTGAAGCTCTTGCTGTAGTGTTATCTGTATGTGCTGACTTGGCTGAGGTTAACAAGGGGAAGATGATCCATGCTTATGTCATAAAAGGTGGTTTTGAACATTACTTGTTTGCCAAAAATGCTTTAATTTGTATGTATGGAAAATGCAGAGATGTTGAACATGCACAGAAGTCATTTTTGGAGATGAAAACCAAGAATATAGTGAGTTGGAATGCTTTGATATCGTCTTATGCTGAATCTGGTTTATGTGATGAGGCTTATGAAATTTTTATTCAGTTGGAGAAATCAAATGGTTATCCACAAGTGAGGCCTAATATCATAAGTTGGAGTGCTGTAATTGGTGGTTTTGCTTCCAAGGGGCGAGGAGAGGAGTCTCTTGAACTCTTTAGGAGAATGCAGCTAACGACAGTAAGGGCCAATAGTGTGACAATCTGTAGCATTTTATCTGTCTGTGCCGAGTTAGCTGCTCTAAATCTTGGAAGGGAAATTCATGGCAATGTTATTAGGGCTATGATGGATGATAACATTCTGGTTGGAAACGGATTGATCAACATGTACACGAAATGTGGAAGTTTTAAAGACGGGCAGCTAATATTTGAGAATTTAGATACTAAGGACTTGATTTCATGGAATTCCATGATCACCGGTTATGGGATTCAAGGAATCGGTCAGAATGCTCTGAGAGTTTTTGATCAGATGATTAACTCTGGATTCAAGCCAGATAATGTCACCTTTGTGGCTATCCTTTCTGCATGTAGTCATGCAGGGCTTATCGATGAGGGTCGTTCTCTTTTCAATCAGATGAGTAAAGTTTATGGAATAGAACCCCAGATGGAGCACTATTCTTGCATGGTGGATCTTCTTGGTCGTGCTGGGCTACTTCAAGAAGCAAACAACATCATTAAAAACATGCCAATGAAACCAAATGCTTGCGTTTGGAGTGCTCTTTTGAACTCGTGTAGAATGTACAAGAACACATGTGTCACAGAGGAAACTACAGAGCACATTTTTCACCAGATCAACTTGGAATCGACCGGGAGCTACATGCTGCTGTCAAATATTTATGCTGCAAGTGGGAAGTGGGAGGAATCTGCTAAAGTGAGGATCTCAGCGAAGACAAAGGGTTTGAAGAAAATTCCTGGGCAAAGCTGGATTGAGGTGAATAAGAAGGTTTATATGTTCTCAGCAGGGAATGCAGGGCAAGCAAATTTGGAGTTGGTATATGGAGTTCTTCATGTCTTGGCGCTTCATATGGAATGTGACTGA